TGCTGGCGGCTGAAGCCGCCGATCGCGGAACAGCCACTGCCCGGTTGCCGCTTGTTGCACGGTTGATTGGGGTCGTAGAAATAGGGACAGCGCGTCCGCTGCAACAGATTCCCGGCGATGGTCGCCTTGTTGCGAAGCTGGCCCGATGCGCCGGCAAGCAAGGCCCGTGAGAGCAGGGCATAATCGCGCCTGACGGTCTGGTCGGCGGCAAGGTCGGTGTTGCGCACGAGCGCGCCGATGCGCAGGCCCCCGTCCGGCGTTCTTTCGATCCGGTCGAGGCCAAGCCCGTTGACATCGATGAGATGGGTGGGTGTTTCGATCTCGAGCTTCATCAGATCGAGCAGGTTCGTGCCGCCGGCGATAAATCTGGCCCGGGGATTTTCGCCTGCAGCCTGAGCGGCGGAGTCCACCGAGGTGGCCCGTTCGAACGTGAAGGCCTTCATGCCTTGATCCCCCCGACCTCTGAAATCGCTTCGACGATGTTGGAATAGGCACCGCACCGACAGATATTGCCGCTCATGCGCTCTCGAAGCTCAGCGCTTGTAAACTGCACAGGTCCGACGAGATCGCCCGTGACATGGCTCGGGATATTGGCCTTCAGTTCTTCGAGAACCGCGACGGACGAACAGATCTGCCCGGGCGTGCAATAGCCGCACTGGAAACCGTCGTGCTTGACGAAGGCAGCCTGCATCGGATGAAGCTCGCCGGGTCGGCCAAGACCTTCGATCGTCGTGATCTCGTCGCCCTCGTGCATGACGGCAAGCGTCAGGCAGGCGTTGATGCGACGCCCGTCGACCAAGACGGTGCAGGCACCGCACTGCCCGTGATCGCAGCCCTTCTTCGTCCCGGTGAGGTGCAGATGCTCGCGAAGCGCATCGAGCAGCGTCGTCCTATTGTCAACATCGAGATCGTGTTTTTCTCCGTTGACGGCCAGCGAGACCTTAGATTTTACATCCATTGCTTTCCCCGATGATTGCGCCGCCGCCCGAACGGCGGTCCCGGTCACCGCAATCGTTGCGGCAGAGGAAATAAGCAGGTCTCGTCGCGAAAGTTCCAAATGCACCGGGTTCTGCATGTAAAGCTCCGTTAGTATCGGGGGACGGAGGCAGGCGCCTGGTTGGCGCGCGAAGCCGGGAGAAGAACGAAGAGTGCGCCCTCTTTGTTCAGCCTGAATGTTCACGGTCGATTGATCGGCACAGGATCCGTGTCCATTTCCGGTCGGTTCAGACCAAGTATTTTGTCCGGCCTTCTCACGGTTCGGATTATGCTGGTCATCATCAAGCGGATCGCGCTACGGATGTACGGATATGGTGCCTGGCGCAGTGACCATATCGCCCCGGTTGATACCCACCCCCCCGGCCATCAGCTCGCCGCATGAGCATCCCTCTAGCTACGCCACCGAATGCGCGATTGATCAGCTCGCGGAAGCAGTGGGAATGGATCCTGTTGAACTCCGCATTTACCATGGCCCTCAGCTGGATTGCGCATTTTGCTGAGGTTCACGTGGGGACCTCGACCGGGCGCGTGCGTGTCAAACACTTCGTCAGATCGCTGTTCATGCCCGCGCCTCGCGATCGTCATCCCTCTTTCAGCGGGCCCTCACCTGCCCTCCCGCCGATCACTTGCGATATCGATGAGTCAGGGAACCGGGTGGATTTTCTAGCGTCCCTAGCTGGAAGGCGAAGGGCTCGATGCTCTCGCCTTCCAGCTTATGGTTAAAAACCCCTTAAAACACAATGGGTTGCGGTGAACGAAACCAGAATACGCCGACGTCGCCCGTTCGTCGATGATTCGTTCCCGCTTTGATCAGAACGCCTCCCTCGAACCGTCGATGATGGCTGGTTTCGAGTTCATCGCCCCGGCCGCGCCAGCGACCGGGCGATATCGATGATGTCGTCACGCGCGGCGGTCGGATCTTCCCTGTTCCAGGCGACACCGAGCCCGATCTTGAAATCGACACCCCTCACCTTCTTCAACTCAAAGCCGCGGTTCGGCAGATCCTGCGTCCATTCCGGCACGAAGCCGATGCCGAGGCCGGCTGAGACCAGCGACACCAGCGAGAAGGTGTCGTCGCATGTATAAGTGACATTGTCGGTCAGATCGTGTTCCTCGAAGACGTCGGCAAAATATCGCTCGCTGTAGGACCGGTTATGGCGGGAAAACGAGATGATCTTCTCGGAGCGAAGGTCCTCAAGATCGATCTCGCTCTTCAACGACAGCGGGCTCTCCTTGGCCACTGCGAGCAGATAGCGCTCATAGGCAATCGAGAAGAAGCGAAGAGAGCCGATATTCTCCACCGGTCGGATGAAGCCGAGATTGATGCGGCCCGCCTCGATATGGCGGATGATGTCATCGGTGGTGCCGCTTTCGATATGCATGCGGATATCGGGATACTTCCTGCCGATGCGCGCCAGGAAGGACGGCAGCACGCCGACCGTGGCAGGATAGACCGTGCCGATCGCAATCTTCCGTGTTGTCTTGCCGGCGATAGAGCGGACGATCTCTTTCGACAGTTCCAACTCGCTGATCATCCTGACCGAGCGCTCGTAGAAGGAGGCCCCTGCCCGCGTCAGCTCGACCCGCCTAGTCGTTCGCAGCAACAGCTGCACGCCGAGCTCCTTCTCGAGCGCCAGGATCGCATCCGACAGGCCTGACTGGGTAATGTTCACCTTGGCCGCCGCACGACCGAAATGCAGCTCCTCGGCCACCGCAACGAAGTAGGATAGCTGGCGTAGTTCCATAGAAGTCACCTACCCTGCCAAAGCAGATCGTGTTCATAACGGCGCGACGACGCCGACGATGTGATAATATGTCGGTTATATCCCATGGATTAATGCAATGCAAGATGGTGGCCATGCGTCATGGACACTCGAGCGCGCATAGCCTGGAATTTGAGAAATCTCCGCTCACTGCGAAAAATTACGCAGGAGAATCTTGCCGTTGACGCTCAAGTGGACAGGACCGTTATTAGCGACTTGGAGAGAGGCAAGCATAACGCTTCAGTTGATCTGCTGGATCGGCTCGCCATCGCGTTATCTGCAGACATCTCGGTTTTCTTTTCCGAGCCAGAGACAGAGGTGAAACCGAAGCCGATGAGGGCGGGACGAAAGCCCAAACAGAATTGAAGGATGAAGCTCTTAGCTGGTGGTCGCCTTGATGGGATTAGAACCAGCGACTTGTTATTTGTGCCAGGGCAATAAGGGTTTCCGCAGCCCCCATCGAATTGGCCGGCGGATGACCGGTTGTGAACGCGACTTCACCTCTTTTTTCTTCTGTTGGGAAGAAACATCGTGGCAGCCAGGTTCTTGAGGCTCGTAGTCTAGCCAGTTGGCAACGCGTCGGGCCATTCCTGCGCCCCATGGAGGACGCGAAGAACCCGAACAGATGACTCCGCTACCGCGTACGCCGCGACATACGGCGTGCCAATGATTACCAGCTCGCGCGTGCCAGTAATTCTGCCAATGCGACCGCTCGCGGGAAAATCAATCAGACGACGAACGGCAGCAACGATCCGTTCGTCGACGAGGACGGCGGCTGAAGGATTATCTGCCTCGATATATGTGAAAATGGCGTCGCGATCCGATAACGCGAACGCAGGTAAGCTTCACGATCTGCGTGCATCCGATTTTAGGCGGGCTGCCGCTCGACGTTTCGCAAAATAGGCCTCGACTTCGTCATCCGAGACGTCCGGTCGAGTATCGTTCAAGGCTTCAAGTACCTTGGTCCGAAACCAAGCGTCATGAGTCTCGTTGCCTGAAAGGAGTTCGAGTGGCAGCGCACCCTCGTTGGCCGTCCGGGTGAGCAAGATACGAACGGCATCCGATACCGTGAGGCCCATGTTTTCAAGCACGGCAGAGGCGCGATCCCGGACTTCGGCATCGATGCGGGTTTGGACGAGTGCGTTCGCAGCTATAGCTATCTCCATCTTCAGCCTGAAAGTAATGCAGATGTATGACAAACGCAATGGCAGGTTTGGGGTCGGCTTCACTTGACCTTGCCCCCAAGTTTTATCCAGTTTTGAGTTCGCTCCAACGGTTTTGGGTTGCTGTATTCGGGGCGGTAGCGGCGGGTTGCGGTGCGGAGCCAT
This genomic window from Sinorhizobium sp. B11 contains:
- the paoA gene encoding aldehyde dehydrogenase iron-sulfur subunit, producing the protein MQNPVHLELSRRDLLISSAATIAVTGTAVRAAAQSSGKAMDVKSKVSLAVNGEKHDLDVDNRTTLLDALREHLHLTGTKKGCDHGQCGACTVLVDGRRINACLTLAVMHEGDEITTIEGLGRPGELHPMQAAFVKHDGFQCGYCTPGQICSSVAVLEELKANIPSHVTGDLVGPVQFTSAELRERMSGNICRCGAYSNIVEAISEVGGIKA
- a CDS encoding LysR family transcriptional regulator; the protein is MELRQLSYFVAVAEELHFGRAAAKVNITQSGLSDAILALEKELGVQLLLRTTRRVELTRAGASFYERSVRMISELELSKEIVRSIAGKTTRKIAIGTVYPATVGVLPSFLARIGRKYPDIRMHIESGTTDDIIRHIEAGRINLGFIRPVENIGSLRFFSIAYERYLLAVAKESPLSLKSEIDLEDLRSEKIISFSRHNRSYSERYFADVFEEHDLTDNVTYTCDDTFSLVSLVSAGLGIGFVPEWTQDLPNRGFELKKVRGVDFKIGLGVAWNREDPTAARDDIIDIARSLARPGR
- a CDS encoding type II toxin-antitoxin system RelB/DinJ family antitoxin, with the protein product MAANALVQTRIDAEVRDRASAVLENMGLTVSDAVRILLTRTANEGALPLELLSGNETHDAWFRTKVLEALNDTRPDVSDDEVEAYFAKRRAAARLKSDARRS
- a CDS encoding helix-turn-helix domain-containing protein, whose protein sequence is MDTRARIAWNLRNLRSLRKITQENLAVDAQVDRTVISDLERGKHNASVDLLDRLAIALSADISVFFSEPETEVKPKPMRAGRKPKQN
- a CDS encoding type II toxin-antitoxin system RelE/ParE family toxin, coding for MFTYIEADNPSAAVLVDERIVAAVRRLIDFPASGRIGRITGTRELVIIGTPYVAAYAVAESSVRVLRVLHGAQEWPDALPTG